Proteins from a single region of Theobroma cacao cultivar B97-61/B2 chromosome 10, Criollo_cocoa_genome_V2, whole genome shotgun sequence:
- the LOC18586912 gene encoding ubiquitin carboxyl-terminal hydrolase 12 isoform X3 produces MTLMAPPPLDQEDDEMLVPHNDFVDGPQPMEEAASTVDAQAVDDPPSGRFTWTIENFSRLNTKKLYSDIFFVGGYKWRILIFPKGNNVDHLSMYLDVADSATLPYGWSRYAQFSLAVVNQIHNKYTVRKDTQHQFNSRESDWGFTSFMPLGELYDPTRGFLVNDTCIVEADVAARRVDDYWLHDSKKETGYVGLKNQGATCYMNSLLQTLYHIPYFRKAVYHMPTTENDMPSGSIPLALQSLFYKLQYSDTSVATKELTKSFGWDTYDSFMQHDVQELNRVLCEKLEDKMKGTVVEGTIQQLFEGHHMNYIECINVDYKSTRKESFYDLQLDVKGCKDVYASFDKYVEVERLEGDNRYHAEQYGLQDARKGVLFIDFPPVLQLQLKRFEYDFMRDTMVKINDRYEFPLQLDLDRENGKYLSPEADRSVRNLYTLHSVLVHSGGVHGGHYYAYIRPTLSDQWFKFDDERVTKEDMKRALEEQYGGEEELPQTNPGFNNTPFKFTKYSNAYMLVYIRESDKDKIICNVDEKDIAEHLRIRLKKEQEEKEQKRKEKAEAHLYTVIKVARDEDLVEQIGRDIYFDLVDHEKVRSFRIQKLTPFNVFKEEVAKEFGVPVQNQRFWLWAKRQNHTYRPNRPLTLQEEAQSVGQLREVSNKANNAELKLFLEVELGQDLRPVPPPERTKEDILLFFKLYDPFKEEFRYVGRMYVRSAGKPMEILARINKMAAFGPDEEIELYEEIKFEPNVMCEHIDKKLTFRTSQLEDGDILCFQKSSEVGSEQCRYPDVPSFLEYVHNRQVVRFRSLEKPKEDEFTLELSKLHNYDDVVERVAQHLGLDDPSKIRLTSHNCYSQQPKPQPIKYRGVEHLLDMLVHYNQTSDILYYEVLDIPLPELQGLKTLKVAFHHATKDEVVIHTIRLPKQSTVGDVLDDLKTKVELSHPNAELRLLEVFYHKIYKIFPLSDKIENINDQYWTLRAEEIPEEEKNLGPHDRLIHVYHFMKDTAQNQQVQNFGEPFFLVIHEDETLAEVKVRIQKKLQVPDEEFAKWRFAFLSLGRPEYLQDSDVVSTRFQRRDVYGAWEQYLGLEHSDNAPKRSYTANQNRHTFEKPVKIYN; encoded by the exons ATGACTCTGATGGCTCCTCCACCGTTAGAT CAGGAGGACGATGAGATGTTGGTCCCACACAATGACTTCGTTGACGGACCTCAGCCAATGGaag AAGCTGCAAGTACGGTAGATGCGCAGGCAGTGGATGATCCGCCATCGGGAAGGTTTACGTGGACAATTGAGAATTTCTCAAGGCTTAATACTAAGAAGCTCTACTCTGATATCTTCTTTGTTGGAGGCTACAAATG GCGGATACTTATTTTCCCCAAGGGTAACAATGTGGATCATTTGTCAATGTATCTTGATGTTGCGGATTCAGCAACTTTACCTTACGGATGGAGTAGATATGCACAGTTCAGCTTAGCTGTTGTCAACCAAATTCATAACAAATATACAGTTAGAAAAG ATACACAGCATCAGTTTAATTCACGTGAAAGTGATTGGGGCTTTACTTCGTTCATGCCTCTTGGTGAATTATATGACCCTACTAGAGGTTTCCTTGTGAATGACACATGCATAGTAGAAGCTGATGTTGCTGCCCGTAGGGTTGATGATTATTGGTTACATGACTCGAAAAAAGAGACTGGTTATGTTGGACTCAAGAACCAGGGAGCCACCTGCTACATGAACTCTCTCCTGCAAACACTCTATCATATTCCCTACTTTAGAAAG GCTGTGTATCATATGCCAACCACTGAGAATGACATGCCCTCAGGGAGCATTCCTTTGGCTTTGCAGAGTCTATTTTATAAGCTTCAGTATAGTGACACTAGTGTGGCAACCAAGGAGTTGACGAAATCTTTTGGATGGGATACATATGATTCTTTCATGCAGCATGATGTTCAGGAACTTAACAGGGTTCTTTGTGAAAAGCTTGAAGACAAAATGAAG GGAACAGTTGTGGAGGGTACAATACAGCAGTTGTTTGAAGGGCATCATATGAATTATATTGAATGCATCAATGTGGACTACAAGTCAACGAGGAAGGAATCATTTTATG ATCTTCAGCTTGATGTCAAAGGCTGTAAGGATGTCTATGCTTCTTTTGACAAATATGTTGAAGTGGAGCGTCTTGAGGGTGACAATAGGTATCATGCTGAACAGTATGGTTTACAG GATGCTAGGAAAGGTGTTCTTTTCATTGACTTTCCTCCTGTCCTTCAACTTCAGTTAAAACGTTTTGAGTATGATTTCATGCGGGATACTATGGTAAAG ATAAATGATCGCTATGAGTTCCCCTTGCAACTTGATCTAGATAGGGAGAATGGCAAATATTTATCACCTGAGGCAGATAGAAGTGTTCGCAACCTTTATACTCTTCACAG CGTTTTGGTTCACAGTGGTGGAGTGCATGGTGGACACTACTATGCTTATATCAGGCCAACCCTGTCAGATCAGTG GTTTAAGTTTGATGATGAACGGGTGACAAAAGAAGACATGAAAAGGGCATTGGAGGAGCAGTATGGTGGTGAAGAAGAG TTACCACAGACAAATCCTGGGTTCAACAACACCCCatttaaatttactaaatattcaaatgcataTATGCTTGTGTATATACGAGAAAGTGACAAAGACAAAATAATCTGTAATGTGGATGAGAAGGACATTGCTGAACACCTGAGA ATACGATTGAAGAAAGAGCAAGAAGAAAAGGagcaaaagagaaaggaaaaagcagAGGCACATCTCTATACTGTTATAAAG GTTGCACGTGATGAGGACCTAGTTGAACAGATTGGAAGGGATATATACTTTGATCTTGTGGATCATGAGAAAGTTCGTAGCTTTCGTATTCAGAAACTGACGCCTTTTAATGTTTTCAAG GAAGAAGTTGCTAAAGAGTTTGGTGTTCCTGTGCAAAATCAACGTTTTTGGTTGTGGGCAAAGCGTCAAAACCATACATACCGTCCAAATCGACCATTAACCCTTCAGGAGGAAGCACAGTCA GTTGGACAACTGAGAGAGGTTTCAAATAAGGCAAATAATGCAGAGCTGAAGTTGTTCCTGGAAGTGGAGCTTGGGCAG GATTTGCGGCCAGTTCCTCCACCTGAGAGGACTAAAGAAgatattcttcttttctttaaactCTATGACCCTTTTAAAGAGGAGTTCCG TTATGTTGGGAGGATGTATGTGAGGAGTGCTGGCAAGCCAATGGAAATACTGGCAAGGATCAACAAAATGGCTGCCTTTGGTCCTGATGAAGAGATTGAACTTTATGAG gaaataaaatttgaacccAATGTCATgtgtgaacacattgacaagaAGCTCACATTCCGTACCAGTCAG CTTGAAGATGGGGATATTTTATGCTTCCAAAAATCATCTGAAGTTGGAAGCGAACAATGCCGTTATCCTGATGTTCCTTCATTTCTGGAGTATGTGCATAACCGTCAG GTTGTTCGGTTTCGATCTTTAGAAAAGCCAAAAGAGGATGAATTTACTCTTGAGTT GTCAAAGCTTCACAATTATGATGATGTTGTTGAAAGGGTTGCTCAACATCTTGGCTTGGATGATCCTTCCAAAATTAGGCTTACATCCCATAACTGTTATTCCCAGCAACCTAAACCCCAACCTATCAAGTACCGAGGAGTGGAACACCTGTTGGACATGCTGGTTCACTACAATCAG ACTTCTGATATTCTGTATTATGAAGTATTGGATATCCCTTTGCCAGAACTCCAAGGCCTCAAAACATTGAAAGTTGCGTTTCATCATGCTACCAAAGATGAA GTAGTGATTCACACTATTAGATTGCCAAAGCAGAGCACTGTAGGGGATGTTCTTGATGACCTCAAGACAAAG GTGGAGTTGTCTCACCCCAATGCGGAACTTAGATTACTTGAGGTTTTCTATCACAAGATATACAAG ATCTTCCCTCTGAGTGATAAGATAGAGAATATAAATGATCAATATTGGACACTACGTGCAGAGGAG ATACCAGAAGAGGAGAAAAACCTTGGTCCTCATGATCGCTTGATCCatgtttatcattttatgaaaGACACAGCCCAAAACCAACAG GTACAGAATTTTGGGGAGCCATTTTTCCTTGTTATTCATGAGGATGAAACATTGGCTGAAGTCAAAGTGCGAATTCAGAAAAAATTGCAGGTTCCAGATGAAGAATTCGCAAAG TGGAGGTTTGCATTTTTGTCACTGGGTCGTCCCGAGTATCTTCAGGACTCTGATGTTGTGTCTACTCGTTTTCAG AGAAGGGATGTATATGGCGCTTGGGAACAGTATCTTGGACTGGAACACTCTGACAATGCCCCTAAGAGGTCATATACAGCAAATCAG AATCGTCATACATTTGAGAAGCCAGTAAAAATCTACAATTAG
- the LOC18586912 gene encoding ubiquitin carboxyl-terminal hydrolase 12 isoform X2, with amino-acid sequence MTLMAPPPLDQEDDEMLVPHNDFVDGPQPMEAAEAASTVDAQAVDDPPSGRFTWTIENFSRLNTKKLYSDIFFVGGYKWRILIFPKGNNVDHLSMYLDVADSATLPYGWSRYAQFSLAVVNQIHNKYTVRKDTQHQFNSRESDWGFTSFMPLGELYDPTRGFLVNDTCIVEADVAARRVDDYWLHDSKKETGYVGLKNQGATCYMNSLLQTLYHIPYFRKAVYHMPTTENDMPSGSIPLALQSLFYKLQYSDTSVATKELTKSFGWDTYDSFMQHDVQELNRVLCEKLEDKMKGTVVEGTIQQLFEGHHMNYIECINVDYKSTRKESFYDLQLDVKGCKDVYASFDKYVEVERLEGDNRYHAEQYGLQDARKGVLFIDFPPVLQLQLKRFEYDFMRDTMVKINDRYEFPLQLDLDRENGKYLSPEADRSVRNLYTLHSVLVHSGGVHGGHYYAYIRPTLSDQWFKFDDERVTKEDMKRALEEQYGGEEELPQTNPGFNNTPFKFTKYSNAYMLVYIRESDKDKIICNVDEKDIAEHLRIRLKKEQEEKEQKRKEKAEAHLYTVIKVARDEDLVEQIGRDIYFDLVDHEKVRSFRIQKLTPFNVFKEEVAKEFGVPVQNQRFWLWAKRQNHTYRPNRPLTLQEEAQSVGQLREVSNKANNAELKLFLEVELGQDLRPVPPPERTKEDILLFFKLYDPFKEEFRYVGRMYVRSAGKPMEILARINKMAAFGPDEEIELYEEIKFEPNVMCEHIDKKLTFRTSQLEDGDILCFQKSSEVGSEQCRYPDVPSFLEYVHNRQVVRFRSLEKPKEDEFTLELSKLHNYDDVVERVAQHLGLDDPSKIRLTSHNCYSQQPKPQPIKYRGVEHLLDMLVHYNQTSDILYYEVLDIPLPELQGLKTLKVAFHHATKDEVVIHTIRLPKQSTVGDVLDDLKTKVELSHPNAELRLLEVFYHKIYKIFPLSDKIENINDQYWTLRAEEIPEEEKNLGPHDRLIHVYHFMKDTAQNQQVQNFGEPFFLVIHEDETLAEVKVRIQKKLQVPDEEFAKWRFAFLSLGRPEYLQDSDVVSTRFQRRDVYGAWEQYLGLEHSDNAPKRSYTANQNRHTFEKPVKIYN; translated from the exons ATGACTCTGATGGCTCCTCCACCGTTAGAT CAGGAGGACGATGAGATGTTGGTCCCACACAATGACTTCGTTGACGGACCTCAGCCAATGGaag cGGCAGAAGCTGCAAGTACGGTAGATGCGCAGGCAGTGGATGATCCGCCATCGGGAAGGTTTACGTGGACAATTGAGAATTTCTCAAGGCTTAATACTAAGAAGCTCTACTCTGATATCTTCTTTGTTGGAGGCTACAAATG GCGGATACTTATTTTCCCCAAGGGTAACAATGTGGATCATTTGTCAATGTATCTTGATGTTGCGGATTCAGCAACTTTACCTTACGGATGGAGTAGATATGCACAGTTCAGCTTAGCTGTTGTCAACCAAATTCATAACAAATATACAGTTAGAAAAG ATACACAGCATCAGTTTAATTCACGTGAAAGTGATTGGGGCTTTACTTCGTTCATGCCTCTTGGTGAATTATATGACCCTACTAGAGGTTTCCTTGTGAATGACACATGCATAGTAGAAGCTGATGTTGCTGCCCGTAGGGTTGATGATTATTGGTTACATGACTCGAAAAAAGAGACTGGTTATGTTGGACTCAAGAACCAGGGAGCCACCTGCTACATGAACTCTCTCCTGCAAACACTCTATCATATTCCCTACTTTAGAAAG GCTGTGTATCATATGCCAACCACTGAGAATGACATGCCCTCAGGGAGCATTCCTTTGGCTTTGCAGAGTCTATTTTATAAGCTTCAGTATAGTGACACTAGTGTGGCAACCAAGGAGTTGACGAAATCTTTTGGATGGGATACATATGATTCTTTCATGCAGCATGATGTTCAGGAACTTAACAGGGTTCTTTGTGAAAAGCTTGAAGACAAAATGAAG GGAACAGTTGTGGAGGGTACAATACAGCAGTTGTTTGAAGGGCATCATATGAATTATATTGAATGCATCAATGTGGACTACAAGTCAACGAGGAAGGAATCATTTTATG ATCTTCAGCTTGATGTCAAAGGCTGTAAGGATGTCTATGCTTCTTTTGACAAATATGTTGAAGTGGAGCGTCTTGAGGGTGACAATAGGTATCATGCTGAACAGTATGGTTTACAG GATGCTAGGAAAGGTGTTCTTTTCATTGACTTTCCTCCTGTCCTTCAACTTCAGTTAAAACGTTTTGAGTATGATTTCATGCGGGATACTATGGTAAAG ATAAATGATCGCTATGAGTTCCCCTTGCAACTTGATCTAGATAGGGAGAATGGCAAATATTTATCACCTGAGGCAGATAGAAGTGTTCGCAACCTTTATACTCTTCACAG CGTTTTGGTTCACAGTGGTGGAGTGCATGGTGGACACTACTATGCTTATATCAGGCCAACCCTGTCAGATCAGTG GTTTAAGTTTGATGATGAACGGGTGACAAAAGAAGACATGAAAAGGGCATTGGAGGAGCAGTATGGTGGTGAAGAAGAG TTACCACAGACAAATCCTGGGTTCAACAACACCCCatttaaatttactaaatattcaaatgcataTATGCTTGTGTATATACGAGAAAGTGACAAAGACAAAATAATCTGTAATGTGGATGAGAAGGACATTGCTGAACACCTGAGA ATACGATTGAAGAAAGAGCAAGAAGAAAAGGagcaaaagagaaaggaaaaagcagAGGCACATCTCTATACTGTTATAAAG GTTGCACGTGATGAGGACCTAGTTGAACAGATTGGAAGGGATATATACTTTGATCTTGTGGATCATGAGAAAGTTCGTAGCTTTCGTATTCAGAAACTGACGCCTTTTAATGTTTTCAAG GAAGAAGTTGCTAAAGAGTTTGGTGTTCCTGTGCAAAATCAACGTTTTTGGTTGTGGGCAAAGCGTCAAAACCATACATACCGTCCAAATCGACCATTAACCCTTCAGGAGGAAGCACAGTCA GTTGGACAACTGAGAGAGGTTTCAAATAAGGCAAATAATGCAGAGCTGAAGTTGTTCCTGGAAGTGGAGCTTGGGCAG GATTTGCGGCCAGTTCCTCCACCTGAGAGGACTAAAGAAgatattcttcttttctttaaactCTATGACCCTTTTAAAGAGGAGTTCCG TTATGTTGGGAGGATGTATGTGAGGAGTGCTGGCAAGCCAATGGAAATACTGGCAAGGATCAACAAAATGGCTGCCTTTGGTCCTGATGAAGAGATTGAACTTTATGAG gaaataaaatttgaacccAATGTCATgtgtgaacacattgacaagaAGCTCACATTCCGTACCAGTCAG CTTGAAGATGGGGATATTTTATGCTTCCAAAAATCATCTGAAGTTGGAAGCGAACAATGCCGTTATCCTGATGTTCCTTCATTTCTGGAGTATGTGCATAACCGTCAG GTTGTTCGGTTTCGATCTTTAGAAAAGCCAAAAGAGGATGAATTTACTCTTGAGTT GTCAAAGCTTCACAATTATGATGATGTTGTTGAAAGGGTTGCTCAACATCTTGGCTTGGATGATCCTTCCAAAATTAGGCTTACATCCCATAACTGTTATTCCCAGCAACCTAAACCCCAACCTATCAAGTACCGAGGAGTGGAACACCTGTTGGACATGCTGGTTCACTACAATCAG ACTTCTGATATTCTGTATTATGAAGTATTGGATATCCCTTTGCCAGAACTCCAAGGCCTCAAAACATTGAAAGTTGCGTTTCATCATGCTACCAAAGATGAA GTAGTGATTCACACTATTAGATTGCCAAAGCAGAGCACTGTAGGGGATGTTCTTGATGACCTCAAGACAAAG GTGGAGTTGTCTCACCCCAATGCGGAACTTAGATTACTTGAGGTTTTCTATCACAAGATATACAAG ATCTTCCCTCTGAGTGATAAGATAGAGAATATAAATGATCAATATTGGACACTACGTGCAGAGGAG ATACCAGAAGAGGAGAAAAACCTTGGTCCTCATGATCGCTTGATCCatgtttatcattttatgaaaGACACAGCCCAAAACCAACAG GTACAGAATTTTGGGGAGCCATTTTTCCTTGTTATTCATGAGGATGAAACATTGGCTGAAGTCAAAGTGCGAATTCAGAAAAAATTGCAGGTTCCAGATGAAGAATTCGCAAAG TGGAGGTTTGCATTTTTGTCACTGGGTCGTCCCGAGTATCTTCAGGACTCTGATGTTGTGTCTACTCGTTTTCAG AGAAGGGATGTATATGGCGCTTGGGAACAGTATCTTGGACTGGAACACTCTGACAATGCCCCTAAGAGGTCATATACAGCAAATCAG AATCGTCATACATTTGAGAAGCCAGTAAAAATCTACAATTAG
- the LOC18586912 gene encoding ubiquitin carboxyl-terminal hydrolase 12 isoform X1 → MTLMAPPPLDQEDDEMLVPHNDFVDGPQPMEAAEAASTVDAQAVDDPPSGRFTWTIENFSRLNTKKLYSDIFFVGGYKWRILIFPKGNNVDHLSMYLDVADSATLPYGWSRYAQFSLAVVNQIHNKYTVRKDTQHQFNSRESDWGFTSFMPLGELYDPTRGFLVNDTCIVEADVAARRVDDYWLHDSKKETGYVGLKNQGATCYMNSLLQTLYHIPYFRKAVYHMPTTENDMPSGSIPLALQSLFYKLQYSDTSVATKELTKSFGWDTYDSFMQHDVQELNRVLCEKLEDKMKGTVVEGTIQQLFEGHHMNYIECINVDYKSTRKESFYDLQLDVKGCKDVYASFDKYVEVERLEGDNRYHAEQYGLQDARKGVLFIDFPPVLQLQLKRFEYDFMRDTMVKINDRYEFPLQLDLDRENGKYLSPEADRSVRNLYTLHSVLVHSGGVHGGHYYAYIRPTLSDQWFKFDDERVTKEDMKRALEEQYGGEEELPQTNPGFNNTPFKFTKYSNAYMLVYIRESDKDKIICNVDEKDIAEHLRIRLKKEQEEKEQKRKEKAEAHLYTVIKVARDEDLVEQIGRDIYFDLVDHEKVRSFRIQKLTPFNVFKEEVAKEFGVPVQNQRFWLWAKRQNHTYRPNRPLTLQEEAQSVGQLREVSNKANNAELKLFLEVELGQDLRPVPPPERTKEDILLFFKLYDPFKEEFRYVGRMYVRSAGKPMEILARINKMAAFGPDEEIELYEVVYPECGYYVLMHLVSKSILYAPHLTYVFYLQEIKFEPNVMCEHIDKKLTFRTSQLEDGDILCFQKSSEVGSEQCRYPDVPSFLEYVHNRQVVRFRSLEKPKEDEFTLELSKLHNYDDVVERVAQHLGLDDPSKIRLTSHNCYSQQPKPQPIKYRGVEHLLDMLVHYNQTSDILYYEVLDIPLPELQGLKTLKVAFHHATKDEVVIHTIRLPKQSTVGDVLDDLKTKVELSHPNAELRLLEVFYHKIYKIFPLSDKIENINDQYWTLRAEEIPEEEKNLGPHDRLIHVYHFMKDTAQNQQVQNFGEPFFLVIHEDETLAEVKVRIQKKLQVPDEEFAKWRFAFLSLGRPEYLQDSDVVSTRFQRRDVYGAWEQYLGLEHSDNAPKRSYTANQNRHTFEKPVKIYN, encoded by the exons ATGACTCTGATGGCTCCTCCACCGTTAGAT CAGGAGGACGATGAGATGTTGGTCCCACACAATGACTTCGTTGACGGACCTCAGCCAATGGaag cGGCAGAAGCTGCAAGTACGGTAGATGCGCAGGCAGTGGATGATCCGCCATCGGGAAGGTTTACGTGGACAATTGAGAATTTCTCAAGGCTTAATACTAAGAAGCTCTACTCTGATATCTTCTTTGTTGGAGGCTACAAATG GCGGATACTTATTTTCCCCAAGGGTAACAATGTGGATCATTTGTCAATGTATCTTGATGTTGCGGATTCAGCAACTTTACCTTACGGATGGAGTAGATATGCACAGTTCAGCTTAGCTGTTGTCAACCAAATTCATAACAAATATACAGTTAGAAAAG ATACACAGCATCAGTTTAATTCACGTGAAAGTGATTGGGGCTTTACTTCGTTCATGCCTCTTGGTGAATTATATGACCCTACTAGAGGTTTCCTTGTGAATGACACATGCATAGTAGAAGCTGATGTTGCTGCCCGTAGGGTTGATGATTATTGGTTACATGACTCGAAAAAAGAGACTGGTTATGTTGGACTCAAGAACCAGGGAGCCACCTGCTACATGAACTCTCTCCTGCAAACACTCTATCATATTCCCTACTTTAGAAAG GCTGTGTATCATATGCCAACCACTGAGAATGACATGCCCTCAGGGAGCATTCCTTTGGCTTTGCAGAGTCTATTTTATAAGCTTCAGTATAGTGACACTAGTGTGGCAACCAAGGAGTTGACGAAATCTTTTGGATGGGATACATATGATTCTTTCATGCAGCATGATGTTCAGGAACTTAACAGGGTTCTTTGTGAAAAGCTTGAAGACAAAATGAAG GGAACAGTTGTGGAGGGTACAATACAGCAGTTGTTTGAAGGGCATCATATGAATTATATTGAATGCATCAATGTGGACTACAAGTCAACGAGGAAGGAATCATTTTATG ATCTTCAGCTTGATGTCAAAGGCTGTAAGGATGTCTATGCTTCTTTTGACAAATATGTTGAAGTGGAGCGTCTTGAGGGTGACAATAGGTATCATGCTGAACAGTATGGTTTACAG GATGCTAGGAAAGGTGTTCTTTTCATTGACTTTCCTCCTGTCCTTCAACTTCAGTTAAAACGTTTTGAGTATGATTTCATGCGGGATACTATGGTAAAG ATAAATGATCGCTATGAGTTCCCCTTGCAACTTGATCTAGATAGGGAGAATGGCAAATATTTATCACCTGAGGCAGATAGAAGTGTTCGCAACCTTTATACTCTTCACAG CGTTTTGGTTCACAGTGGTGGAGTGCATGGTGGACACTACTATGCTTATATCAGGCCAACCCTGTCAGATCAGTG GTTTAAGTTTGATGATGAACGGGTGACAAAAGAAGACATGAAAAGGGCATTGGAGGAGCAGTATGGTGGTGAAGAAGAG TTACCACAGACAAATCCTGGGTTCAACAACACCCCatttaaatttactaaatattcaaatgcataTATGCTTGTGTATATACGAGAAAGTGACAAAGACAAAATAATCTGTAATGTGGATGAGAAGGACATTGCTGAACACCTGAGA ATACGATTGAAGAAAGAGCAAGAAGAAAAGGagcaaaagagaaaggaaaaagcagAGGCACATCTCTATACTGTTATAAAG GTTGCACGTGATGAGGACCTAGTTGAACAGATTGGAAGGGATATATACTTTGATCTTGTGGATCATGAGAAAGTTCGTAGCTTTCGTATTCAGAAACTGACGCCTTTTAATGTTTTCAAG GAAGAAGTTGCTAAAGAGTTTGGTGTTCCTGTGCAAAATCAACGTTTTTGGTTGTGGGCAAAGCGTCAAAACCATACATACCGTCCAAATCGACCATTAACCCTTCAGGAGGAAGCACAGTCA GTTGGACAACTGAGAGAGGTTTCAAATAAGGCAAATAATGCAGAGCTGAAGTTGTTCCTGGAAGTGGAGCTTGGGCAG GATTTGCGGCCAGTTCCTCCACCTGAGAGGACTAAAGAAgatattcttcttttctttaaactCTATGACCCTTTTAAAGAGGAGTTCCG TTATGTTGGGAGGATGTATGTGAGGAGTGCTGGCAAGCCAATGGAAATACTGGCAAGGATCAACAAAATGGCTGCCTTTGGTCCTGATGAAGAGATTGAACTTTATGAGGTTGTCTATCCAGAATGTGGTTATTATGTCTTAATGCATCTGgtttcaaaatcaattttatatgCACCACATCTCACATATGTGTTCTATTTACaggaaataaaatttgaacccAATGTCATgtgtgaacacattgacaagaAGCTCACATTCCGTACCAGTCAG CTTGAAGATGGGGATATTTTATGCTTCCAAAAATCATCTGAAGTTGGAAGCGAACAATGCCGTTATCCTGATGTTCCTTCATTTCTGGAGTATGTGCATAACCGTCAG GTTGTTCGGTTTCGATCTTTAGAAAAGCCAAAAGAGGATGAATTTACTCTTGAGTT GTCAAAGCTTCACAATTATGATGATGTTGTTGAAAGGGTTGCTCAACATCTTGGCTTGGATGATCCTTCCAAAATTAGGCTTACATCCCATAACTGTTATTCCCAGCAACCTAAACCCCAACCTATCAAGTACCGAGGAGTGGAACACCTGTTGGACATGCTGGTTCACTACAATCAG ACTTCTGATATTCTGTATTATGAAGTATTGGATATCCCTTTGCCAGAACTCCAAGGCCTCAAAACATTGAAAGTTGCGTTTCATCATGCTACCAAAGATGAA GTAGTGATTCACACTATTAGATTGCCAAAGCAGAGCACTGTAGGGGATGTTCTTGATGACCTCAAGACAAAG GTGGAGTTGTCTCACCCCAATGCGGAACTTAGATTACTTGAGGTTTTCTATCACAAGATATACAAG ATCTTCCCTCTGAGTGATAAGATAGAGAATATAAATGATCAATATTGGACACTACGTGCAGAGGAG ATACCAGAAGAGGAGAAAAACCTTGGTCCTCATGATCGCTTGATCCatgtttatcattttatgaaaGACACAGCCCAAAACCAACAG GTACAGAATTTTGGGGAGCCATTTTTCCTTGTTATTCATGAGGATGAAACATTGGCTGAAGTCAAAGTGCGAATTCAGAAAAAATTGCAGGTTCCAGATGAAGAATTCGCAAAG TGGAGGTTTGCATTTTTGTCACTGGGTCGTCCCGAGTATCTTCAGGACTCTGATGTTGTGTCTACTCGTTTTCAG AGAAGGGATGTATATGGCGCTTGGGAACAGTATCTTGGACTGGAACACTCTGACAATGCCCCTAAGAGGTCATATACAGCAAATCAG AATCGTCATACATTTGAGAAGCCAGTAAAAATCTACAATTAG